AGCTTGAGGGTTGCCCGAAACAGAAATGGACTGAGGGCGTTAACCACTCAAGAATCCCACGGCTTTAGCCGTGTGGAGTGTCAACAAGATTACGACCATATCGTCAAAGTGGATGTTGATGGACGCCTTCAACCACAAACCACCTATTATTACCGGTTTATCACGCGCTCCGGTCATGTCAGCCGCACCGGCCGGTTCCAAACCCTCCCCGCCACGGGTGCCCTGTTCGTTCCGCCCGTTTCGGATACGTTTCCTGCGCCGATTACACGAACGGCTACTACCATGCATACCGAACGCTGGCGGAGGAGGAACTGGATTTCGTCATCACATATACGAGTCGGTCGGCGATCCCCAGTACCAAAGCCCGCTACCCGACCGGCAAATCCATCTGCCCAGCGGGAAATCAAAAGCATTCACCCTGGAAGATTACCGAAAACTATATCAAACCTACAGATCCGATCCCGACCTGCAACGCCTGCACGAACGACATGCCGTGATCGCCATCTGGGATGATCACGAATTTGCCAACGACACGTATTTCCCGGCCGTTGCTCCCGACGACAGTCTGGAATCCGATCCACCGCGCCGGTTGACGGCCAACCGCGTATGGTTTGAGCACATGCCGGCACGTGTCACCTTTGACGAAACGCAATCATTTGACCGTTCCATCCGCATTTATCGTTCCTTTACCTGGGGAGACCTGGCCGAATTCGTGTTGACAGACCAGCGGCTGTATCGAAGCGCCCACCCGTGCGGAGAAAAGGTATTGGGCGAACGCTATCTTTCTACCGGTTGTCCCCGCATGAACGATCCGGACCAGACGATGTTGGGGAAGGATCAAAAATCTTGGTTCCTCGATCGGATGACATCCGCCACGGCATTGTGGAAAATCTGGGCCAATAAAGTTCAGTTCACCCCTTTAAAGCTGTTCGGACAGTATCTCAATCTGGATGCGTGGGACGGATACGCGGGCGAACGCCGTCAGTTGACAAAGGCACTGAAAAAAGCGGGCATTCGCAATTGGATCGCCATAACGGGTGATTTGCACACCTTTGAAGCCAACTTGATCCATGAAGATTACGGCAACACATCCGATGAACAGACGGTGGGTGTGGAACTGATGGTCGGGTCAGTCACCTCTTCCAATTTGAATGAAATGGTGCAACAAACGATCCGGGGATCGATCTCCGGCTCCAATCCGCTGCCGCTTTCGGCTATCAAACAGATACTTGCCGACGTTTACGGCCCGGTGTCGTCCTTGTCCGAGGACATCATGGACAAAGCGATTCGCCAGTTGTCCGATAAAATCCCTGGATCAAACGGTTTGACAGCACCACACACGGTTACGCCGTGATGGAATTGACGCGGGATAAAGCCACTTGGCGCGCCTATGCGGTAAGCTTGATCCAATCCCACGACGCACGTAAATCCCTGCTTTTTGATTGTGAGATTCCACGTGACCAGGCACGATTGGACTTTTTACACGGTTGACGGGATCCCATACGATTTGAGACGGCTAGAGCGTGTCTGGTGAAAGCCCCATTTGCTTCCCGGTTCGCTCACCTGCACCCTGTAGTCATGGCCGCTCCAACACGGAACGCAGGACACGGGCAAAGTACGCTTCGCTTAGAGGAAGTTGCCCGCGATTTCATTTTTACGCTCTCTGGGTGTTCGCTCAGTCGGGCTTAGGTCTTGGCTCACAAGGGAAAGCATTACTCCCTCACAGATTTACCAAACAGGCCCTAGACAAGTACGGTCTTCCCGCTCGCGATCTATGGTGTGCTGTTTTCACCCATTCCCTTGATTTTTTTCATCGTCAGGCGGATGATGACATTGAGTCCGCAGACACTGACCCGTAACTACATAGAAAGGAGCAAGTCTATGCAGGTGCGTTTGGAGAAACTTTCCTCTTGGCTCAAACAGGAATCGATCAATGCCGCGTTCCTCACCTCTACTGCCAATGTATTCTACCTGTCCGGATTTCTTTGTCATCCGCATGAACGGTTGTTGGGGCAGTTTGTCTTCCCCGATACCGAACCACTGTTGATCTGTCCACAAATGGAAGTGAAACAGGCCAAAAATGCCGGTTGGTCTTATGAGATCTTGGGCTACAGCGATACCCAAAATCCGTGGGAAATGATCCGAGATGCGCTCATCTCCCGAAAGATCCAACCAGACGGGGTGCGCACTCTGGCTGTGGAAAAGGATCATCTCTCCTACCGCCGTGCGGAGGCACTGATGTCCATCCTGCCGGGTGTCCGGTTCGTTTCGGCGGAAGATCAGATGCATCAGCTGCGGATGATCAAAGATTCAAAGGAGATCGGCATCATGCGGGAAGCAGCCCGCTTGGCCGATTATGGTGTAGAAGTGGGAATCTCCGCTTTGAAAGAAGGCGTCACTGAGATGGAAGTGGTCGCCGTGATCGAGAAGGAGTTGAAATACAAGGGGATTCAGGGCATGGCTTTCTCCACAATGGTGCTGTTTGGAGAAAAGTCCGGCCTGCCGCACGGCACATCAGGCAACCGACAGCTGCAGGAGGGAGATTTGGTCTTGTTCGACCTAGGGGTCGTACTGGAAGGTTACTGTTCGGACATCACTCGCACCGTCGCATATCGCTTGGCCGGAGAACAGCAGCAGGAAATCTATGAAACGGTGTTGCAAGCGCAGCTAAACGCGCTGGACGTATGCAAACCCGGAACTCCCATCGGAGAATTGGACAAGGCTGCACGGGACGTGATCGAAAAAGCGGGTTACGGCAACCATTTTCCCCATCGGCTCGGCCATGGTCTCGGCATCGAGGTACACGAGTTTCCTTCATTGATCAGTACTAATACGCAACTCCTGCAACCGGGCATGGCCTTCACCGTGGAACCAGGCATTTACGTGGAAGGCGTCGGGGGTGTGCGGATCGAGGATGACGTGATCATTACCGAAGAGGGATGCGAGATTCTGACCGGATTTTCCAAAGAATTGCTGATCATCCGTTAAACGACCAAAAGCCCCCGCATTTTAGCGGGGGCTGAGCTTGATGACAAACCCCCGGCTTTTTTCGTGAAAAAAGGGCAGGGAGTGTATATTTCGGGAGAATAAACAGATAAAGGAAATTTAATATGCTGAAAAAACCATAATACAAAGCCTTTTCCTCTCTTTGAGAGGAGCAAAGCCATTTTTTTGATGTTTTGAGCCACGGCAATCAGGAGGCATTGCTCTCTGACTTTGGCAATTCCCCTGTAACGTGCGTAACGAAGGCCATGAAGTTCTTTGGCGTCAGCGAAGCTGCGCTCAATGGTCTGGCTCCGTCGTTTATACAGTTGTTTGCCTCTCTCACTTAAACGGTTTTGACGCGCCCACTCTTTCGCGCCTTCCCAAACGTGACGAGTGATCGTTTTGGTAAAGGTTTTGGAATGAGTGCATTTGGAGAGAAACGGACAGTTCTTGCACGCTTTCGGGTCGGATTTGTATTCTCGGAATCCGGAGCGGTTAGTGGTTTTGTAAGAGAGCTCATGTTTGGAGGGGCACAGGTATACATCTTTTTCTGGTATGTACTTAAATTGCCATTTGAAGAGCAGACCTTTCTTTGGCCGAAAACTCCGGTGAGCAATCACGGCAAAAATCTCCCGTTCTTTCAGTCCTTGGCAAATGGGCATCGTGAGATAACCGGCATCCAAAGCGACTTCCTCCACCTGAAATCCGAACCGAGAGATCTGCCGATCCAACCGTTCAAGATATGGGACGGAATCATGAACGTTTCCAGGTGTTACATACACATCCGTGATGAAATTGTACTTTCCGTCAACGGTTCGATGGTCTAAGTAGAAGAACCCTTCGGGTTTTCCATCTCGAACCATATAACCGCTGTCCGGATCCGTGGTGCTCACTCGGATTTCTCTTCTTCCTTCAAGCTGGATTCGTTTTTTTAACGGTTTTTTGCCGTGTTGAATTCGATCTTCGTCTATGGCTTTTTCCAACTGTTCCACGTAATCTTTGGGGGTAACGGTGACTTTCTGCTTCTTGAACTTGCTTTTGCTGGCGTTCGCCTTTAAAAACGTGGAATCCGTGAACAATTGCTTTCCTTCAATAAACCCGTGGTTCATTGCCTGAAGTACGATCTCGTCAAAGATTTCTTGGTAAATGGTGGACTGTTGAAATCGCCGACGGCGATTTTGACTGAACGTAGAGTGATGAGGGACAGGATCGGTCAAGGAAAGCCCAACAAACCAACGATATGCGATATTAACCCGAATTTCTTCGATCAGTCGTCTTTCCGAGCGAATTCCGTACAGGTAACCGATGAGCAGCATCTTGAACAGCATGGCTGGGTCAATACAGGGGCGTCCATTATCCTCGCAATACAATGGCCGGCATTTCTCCGCAATGAACGAAAAGTCGATGGTTTCGCTGATTTTCCGTAGCAGGTGATCTTGAGGGACGAGGTCTTCTATGTTGACCGTCTCCGGTTGAAACTCTCTGGATGCATTCGTCCTGAACATAGGAGAACCTCCCTTCATGATCTTTTTTCCATTTCAATTCGACAAAAACAGATAGGACAAGGTCGTTCCTATTTGCGATACATTCACTGAGCTTCTTAACAAGTTATATTAGCTTAAGTATATAGACAGTTGTAGTACTTTTTTGTTTTTATACTATATAGGCGACATACACTTAAGAAGGTGATCTACATATGTCTATTACACTTCAAGAAGTAATGAAAGCTCGTTCGCGTATTAGTTCCTATATACGGCATACTCCGCTGGAGTACACCGAAACGTTAAGCCAGCTTTACAATGCAGATATTTATTTTAAACTAGAGAACCTGCAGGTTACGGGAAGTTTCAAACCACGTGGATCACTGAACAAACTCCTTACCTTAGATCAAACGCAACAAACACGAGGTGTTATCGCTCCCTCAGCTGGGAACCATGGAATCGGTTTGGCTTATGCCTCGTCCAAATTAGGCATACCGGCCTATGTTTATCTACCACAGGATACTGATAGAGGAAAAATAAAAACCTTGAACCAATACGGTGTTTCCCTTAAGTTTTTTGATTCAATTGAATCGGCGAGACAAGCAGCTATGAAGGATGCCGAAGAAGAGGGATACATCTTCTTATCTGCTTATAATGATCGTTCAGTGATAGCGGCAAATGGAACAATTGCATTAGAAATATTAGAGGACTTACCTGATGTAGATACAGTCATTGTCTGTGTAGGTGGCGGAGGACTTGCTTCAGGAATAGGAACGGTTCTCAAAGCTGTTAATCCTTCGATTGAAGTTTGGGGAGTGCAAACGACCAATAGTCCTACACTGGCTGTTTGGTTTGAGCAAGGAAAAGTTACACCCGTGGATCTTAAACCCTCGATCGCGGAAGGATTAAGCGGTCCCATTGATCCGGATACGATCACATTCCCTATCATACAAAAATGTGTTGACCGTATATTAACTGTTACAGACGCCGAAATTATCGATGCAATGAAAATCATGATAAACGAACATCGGTATATTGTTGAACCCTCAGGGGCAGCAGGTATAGCCGCCCTACATCGATATTCGGAAGAACTTAGCAAACGCAAAATAGCAGTCACTGTTACTGGGCGTAACATTTCTTGGAATAGACTACAAAACCTAATTAAGTAACCTATCTAGGAGTAGAGAGAGGATGATCAAACTGTAAAAAAATATCAAAAACATTATGGGGATGAAACTTTTCCGCTTTTCCTCATGTATCCATCAAAACATAGGCGTCTTATGCCAAAATCGGCGCCCAGCGTCTTTGTCTTCACAATCCCCCCGCTTTTTCTTTGGAAAGAAGAGCTGGGGGTTTGTCATCACTCTCAGCCCCCGCATTTTAGCGGGGGCTCTGTCTGTAGAAAAAGTTTCCGTCAGAAACAGCTCTACAGGCTTTAAGATGGCTTGTGGTGATAATCACTTCTCCATCATCTTTTTCGGGCAAATCAGAAACACGCGCTCCCGCTGTCTTCGGAAACGCGTGGTTTGGTGAGGGTGGGGAGGTTGTTGAACGTCCAGCCCACTACCACTTACGGGTTGACAGGCAGCTCCGCCTTGACGGACAAGCCTTCATATTTCTTCACCCAAAACGGCTGCAGGGTGATCTTTTGTGGCAGCTGTGAAATTTCATCGACGATAAACGTCCCTGTCATCTCCTCGCCCGTTCCTCTCTTCTTCATGCCTACGCCTCCTAAAGGCCAGTATCTTTTCCCGTTTTCATCCATTACAGCCATAGTCATTTGGTAGGAGGGAAAATAGTTCTCCTTCAAGTACCCCTTGACATAAAACGCGAACACTTTTTTCTGGGGAGCATTCTGGATATAAAACGACTTCGGCTTGATCGCCGCGAATGTGACAGTCAGGCTGTTTCCTTGCCCATCTTCCACTTTGGCCGGCAGCTTGCGCGGGTCAAACGTCAGGGTGAGCGGTGCAGGCTCCACTCGGGCGATCGCCGTCAGCTCAAAGGTGAGGCGCTTGTTGTGAGGGAACGGCTGGAACAAGTAGTTATCGAGCTTTTCATAAATATGCGCCCCATACTTATCCATCATATGGAATCTTCCTTCAATCCCTGCTTCTTTCTCCACCAGCACCTTGCCGGTCTCATCCAAAATGCGGAACCCGTAGTCGACGTCCCCCAGGGCGAAACGGGCGAACTTCGGGCCGTAAGTTTGTTCGTACTGGTTCCTCAGCTGCGGGGAAATCTGCCGGTCCAGTTCCAGGAAAGTGCCGAGCGGCGTGTACTTGATCTTCTTCAGCGTCACCCGGACACCCTGCGCTTCCAAGGTTTTTCCAATCACTACTTCACGGACAGTGCCTTTCAGCTTGCTGAGATCGATGGGTACGTTCAGCTTCCAAGAGCCCTTGACGCTTCCAACCTGTTTCGTGTCAAGCTTGAGGACGAGCCGGTCCTTGTGTTTCACCTTGTTCAGGTCGAACACTAGCACGGCCCAGGTGGCCTTGTCCACATCCTTACCCGGATATCCACCCGGACGAAATCCCCCCACCTGTGGCTGGCCGCTTCCGTCATCCAGCACTAGGTAAGGGTAACGAATCCAGTGATGATAGATTGGGAGCACCTTCCCCCGACTGTCTTCGATCTGGTAGAAGACCATCAGCTGGGTGGAGTCGGCCACAATCTGCTTCACATGAACGGTGAGCCCCTTGTCCGTCACCTTGATGTCTTCCTTGCGGTACAGCTTGTTCATATCCTGCTCCTGAACCTGGACAAACTGGCGGAACAACGGGAGATACGACGCAAAGGTGGGCGAAACCAGGGCTCCGATGAAGACGGCTACGGCCAGCCCAGCCGCGACGGTGCCGAACCATTTCCACCTGCGGAATCTTCCTGCCGACTTACGGTTCACTTTCACACTCTCCTTTTCGTCCAGTTCCGCGATCCGTTTCATCACTTCCCCGACAAACGACTCATCCAGTAGTTGCACCTGACTGGCTGCTTGCCGGAGTTCGGCCTGTTCAGCCTTCAGTTCTTCCAGACGTTTCTGGCAATTGCGGCAGTGCTGGATATGCTTTAGAACCTCATCCTTATCCGAAGAACCCCTTTCGAGGAACTCCCACAACACCTCATCAGCAAAGCAATTCATCCCTGATCTCCCTCCTTTGATTCCGGTCCCTCATCTCCCGAAGCTTCTTTCTCGCCCGGTGAAGCCGGTTGGCCACATCGCGCGGGGAGATCTCCAGGATTTCTGCGATTTCCTGGTAACTGAAATCGTGCCGATACCGAAGCAAGAGCACTGCCTGGTAATGCGGAGGGAGCGCCCGAATCCATTCGGCCATCTCTTCTCGCTCCTCATTTTCCACTACGATCTGTTCCGGCGTTTTCTTTTCGGGTACGTCCGTTTCCAGTAACGTGGCCATGTTTCCTTTCTTTTGGCGCCATTCATCCACGCAGGCATTTCGGGCGATCTGAAACAGCCAGGTGACAAAGCTGCGCGCCGGGTCGAACTGGTGTAGTTTCCGGTATGCCCGGATGAAGCATTCCTGCGCGAGGTCCCGGGCCTCCTCTTCGTGATGAACCATTCTGAGCAGCATGGCATACACAGCATTCATGTATTTCCGGACGAGGTGGCTGAACGCGTCCCGGTCTCCGTCCAGCACCCGCTCCACGATTTGTACGTCATCCACGTTCTGGGTCTGCCCCCCTTCAGATCCGGTTTCACTCCTATATACGGAATACAGGAGCAGAAATTTCACGGGACACATTTTTTTATCTCACAAAAAACGACACAAGGCCGCCCGAGTATTGATCCGGTTGTATGGTAGAAGAACTAGTTGATAAATGTTATGAATAATTTGATAAATAAATCGATCAAGACCGATAAAAACTGGCCACCTGGCTTTGGAAGTCAGGTGGCTCATAGCAAAAAAATCGCGATTTTGTCTCTCTAATGAGAAAAATCTATAGAACTCCCAGGTAAATGAAACAAGGGAGTTTATCTTCAAACTGAGCCCCCGCTTATTAGCGGGGGCGATTTTTTTCAACCTTGCTTTTTGATCGGATTTAGTTACCGGTCGGTGCCGCGTAGTTGGCCGATTGAATATCCCAACCGTACACTTTGAACCCGTACAAGATCCACAGGCTCAACGGGTTGTCCTTTTTATCCGTGGTGTGCTGAGTGATGTACACCTCGGTCGGTGTTACTTTCGTCACCACAGCTGAATGGTCGATGTCGCCGTCGCCGTCCAGATCGGCCTGCACCACATCGCCGATTTTCAGGTCAAACATCGACCGCACTGGTTTTGCGCGGAATTTCAGGTGCTTGTACAAGCTGTTGGCCACACCCCAAGAATAGGACGGTTTCTTATCGCTGTAATACCAGTAGTTCGTGTTTTTCCATTCCACTAATCCCCCCGCTTTCATCACCTGCGAAGCAAAATCGGTGCAATCGTACCAACAGCTGTAGCATCCGCCGCTGACCCGGCTGTAATAGCCATATTGCTCATTGTTCCGTTTGTTCCACCATTGGTACGCGTAATCACGTGCCGCTTGACGGTCGTAAGGGATCAGGCGGGACGAAGGTGCAGTACCCTCGTTTTGATCGTCTCCCGGTTGGGGTTGCACTGTTCCGCCGTCGTTGCTGTGCCCTTGCTCATTGGGCGCGGTGGAACCCGGTGCTTCCCCGGTCGGTGCGGTGCCTGATTGATCCGGAGCGCGTTGTTCCCGATCGGCGGTTCCTTGGTTGGGTTCACTTTGGTTGGTTTCACCATTGTTTTGATTCGGTGCTGTAGTTTCCCCCTGATTGCCTCCGGTCGCATTTTGCTGGTCATCGGTTGCAGGTTGTTCCGGAGTTGCAGTTTGTCCCGGATTGGTTTCCTGACCGCTTCTATCCGCCGGAGCTGGTTGGGTGGAGACACCTTCTCCCTCTTGTTGATCAGGGCTTTGTTTCGGTTGGGACTTCGGTTCGGACCCTTTGACCGTATCCGGAGACCCTTTCACTGATTCTTTGCCGGATTTCGGCGAGCGCTCCAGGGTCATGGGTAAATTCCCTTTTTTGTTCGGCAAAAGATCCCTCAGTTCCGCCAGTTCGGCTCCCGTCAATTTTTCACCGGCAGTCAGCTTCTTTTCCAACTCGTTGATCCGCTTGTTCTTCTCTTGGTCTTCATAGCGGTCCACGTCTCGGGCGTACTGAATGATCTTTTCTCGCTCTTCTTTGCTGTACGAAGCGAGATCCGTCGCCATCCCCTTGATGAAATCGCGGTATTTCGGATCATCCAGGTCTGGCTTGATGTCCAACTTATTCTTTTTGAGGCGATCTTCTGAGATTCGAATCGCTTCCTGGTGTTCGCGTTTGATCTCTTCCTTGTTGACCGAATAGTTGGCATAATAAGAGAGCTTTTTCCCTTTTGCCTGCTGCCCGTCGGTATTCTCCTTAACCGCGGACAACTCCTCATCCAAGTTTTTCCCTTGATCCTCTGGTTCATTCGTCACAGCCGTCATCGGTACCGACTCCGTCTTTTTGACCGATTTGGACGGTCCACCAAACAATGTGTCGGAAAAGGCATAAGCCGTTCCCAAGCCGACAACGACCACCAACCCCATCAGGAACAAAACCTTTCTCTTCAACCGTCCATCCCCTTCTCTTGAAAATATGAAATGATGGCTACGATTCTATCATATCTGCTCCATCTGACCAGTTCAATAGATTGAAAGAAGGACAAAAAATGGAGAATCTGTGGTGGAAGATTCAAGTGGAATTCCCCAGTGAAAGGTTTACAATTATCTTCTTTTATTCTAGAATCTGTCCACGGGTATATCGATTACGAAACACCCAGTCATACCCCCTTTACTTTTTATCTTAAGCGGAATAAAATTGTACCTACCGAACGTTAGGTAGGTGACGTATATTGTCCACCAAACAGCGTATTCAACAAGTCGCGATTCGCCTTTTTGCCGAACATGGCTACGAAGGCGCCTCCCTTTCGATGATCGCTCGGGAGGTGGGCATTCGAAAGCCTTCCATCTACGCTTTTTTTGAAAGCAAAGAGGCCTTGTTTCTGTCCGTCTTTGAAGAGATCATGAAGGCACATTTTGCCAATACACAGAAGTTGTTCGCTTCTTTGCGAGACAAAACGGTGGAAGAGCGATTGTACCAGCTGTTGACGAACGGCCTGACCTACGCATCCGAACATGGTGACGCGTTTGCGTTTTACCAACGTGCCATGCTGTTCTCTCCTCCCGCTTTACATGAGAAGATCCGGGATCGGTTTTTAGAAGCCGAAACCTGGTTGACAGACGTCCTGCGGGATTGCTTCAAAGAAGGAATCCAAACGGGCGTCATTCGCGAGACCAATCTTGATGACCTGATCGCCTCATTCCTTTGTTTGTTGGATGGCGTACTGATTCAGCTGTTCTACTACGGACCGGAAATGCTCCGCCGACGCATTGACGGCATTTGGCGGATCTACTGGCGGCAGGCATATTGGAAGTGGTGTGGGCCATCGGACTAAAGTATCAAAAAACGATCCCGTCTGCTGTGACCATCGGGAGCATGATCGGCAGTTTTTTGTTGTTATCCACCTCATTGAAAACGTTGCCTGTCGGCACAGCGTATGCCATATGGACGGGGATCGGGGCGGCAGGTACGGTATTGGTGGGTATGTTGTTTTTTGGAGAGCCCAAAACCGCGCTCCGATTGGTATTTTTGATGTTGATCGTCAGCGGAATTGTGGGACTCAAACTGACATCGGCTCATTGAAGCAGTTCAGCAGATTTTACCGTTTTCCAACCGAGGATTTATATTGTTCGAGACTGATCACTGCACCCGTGCTGAGTAAGCGGTAAAGGGGTAAGGTCTTGTAAGGCTGGATACAAGTCATCGCGGCTCTTCTCCGTCTCTTCTTGGACCATGCCAACCGATGCCGATCCCGTCAGGTGTAGCGACGTGATCCGCTGTTGTCAAAATACAGGCCGTAAGTAAAGGGGCAACTTTACTTACGGCCGCAGGCCCACGGTGGGGCAGTCCTGTATGTTCCTATTGCTCTATGCTACCTGTTTGGGAAAATCAACACAACAATCGCAGCTACTGACCACTCTTTACCCGGTAAAACTCGTGAAACAGCTTGATGAGTGCCCGCTTCTCAATCCGTGACACATACGAGCGTGAGATCCCCAGCTCTTTCGCGATCTCCCGTTGCGTTTTCTCATCCTCCCCGCTCAACCCGAACCTGCTTTTAATCACTTCTTGCTCCCGTTCATCCAAGATATGCAGATGACCGTAAATTTTCTTCTTCTCGATCTTCATCTGTACCAAATCCATCACTTCATCCCGTTCGGTACCCAATACATCAATGAGGGTGATTTCATTCCCCTCTTTGTCGGTTCCGATCGGGTCGTGCAGGGAGACATCTTTCCTGGCCTTTTTGAGCGACCGCAGATGCATCAGAATCTCATTCTCAATGCATCGTGCTGCATAGGTGGCCAATTTGGTGCCCTTGTCAGTTTGGTAGGACTCAATGGCCTTGATGAGACCGATCGTACCGATGGAAATCAGGTCTTCCGAATCCTCTCCCGTATTTTCGAACTTTTTAACGATGTGGGCAACCAACCGCAAATTGTGTTCGATCAAGGTGTTGCGTGCTTTCTTATCCCCTTGGGCCATGAGCCTGAGATGCTTTTCTTCCTCCTCTTCCGAGAGAGGTTGGGGAAATGCATTGTTTTTGATGTACGAGACAAACAGAACTGCTTCCCTCAGCATCATTGCCAAAGCCGCCAATATTTCTGGCACGCGATCCACACCTCCGTCCACATTCCCTTCGCAGGTATTCTTAGCTATATGTACGGATGATTAGGCGCGTGCCTGTACGGGGGAAATCAACCAGAAAGAAAAGCTTCCCGGAGATTTCCGGGAAGCTTTACAGATTTGGGTCAATTGAGTCCCTCAGTTATGGACGAGGTTGTCAATAACCGCGCAATTTCCACTCATCGGATGACCACTCCAGCGGGATTACTTTCCCGTTTTCATCCGTCACCACCGGGTTTTGCACATACCAACCGCGGCCGTTGCCATAGGTGTCCGTATGATAACGGAAACGGACATAACGTGTCTGAGCGGGCAACGTCAATGTGATACGACGCCACTCCCCACTTCCGCTTATCGGCGAATCGATGGCGGTCCAGTTGGTACCGTCCGCTGACACTTCCACCACTCCCTTATCAAGGTCCGGTTGGATGCGATACCACGTCGAGAATGAGAGCGTATGAGGCTGCTCTGACGGATCCAACTTGCCGGATGTCAGCAGACGGTCGAGATTGTCACCGTATCCGGAAAACCATGCTTCCTCTTTTCCGGGCAGGTTGACAGGGATCGCATCGGCCACGAATCGGGCGAATTGCCGGCGAACCGGGTTGGTGGAGACCGTTTGACGGGTAGGATGGACACGATTGGTTAACAAAATGGCGATCACACCGTTAGCTCGGTCGACAACCAATGAGGTGCCGGT
The DNA window shown above is from Polycladomyces subterraneus and carries:
- a CDS encoding threonine ammonia-lyase, whose translation is MSITLQEVMKARSRISSYIRHTPLEYTETLSQLYNADIYFKLENLQVTGSFKPRGSLNKLLTLDQTQQTRGVIAPSAGNHGIGLAYASSKLGIPAYVYLPQDTDRGKIKTLNQYGVSLKFFDSIESARQAAMKDAEEEGYIFLSAYNDRSVIAANGTIALEILEDLPDVDTVIVCVGGGGLASGIGTVLKAVNPSIEVWGVQTTNSPTLAVWFEQGKVTPVDLKPSIAEGLSGPIDPDTITFPIIQKCVDRILTVTDAEIIDAMKIMINEHRYIVEPSGAAGIAALHRYSEELSKRKIAVTVTGRNISWNRLQNLIK
- a CDS encoding RNA polymerase sigma factor, with protein sequence MDDVQIVERVLDGDRDAFSHLVRKYMNAVYAMLLRMVHHEEEARDLAQECFIRAYRKLHQFDPARSFVTWLFQIARNACVDEWRQKKGNMATLLETDVPEKKTPEQIVVENEEREEMAEWIRALPPHYQAVLLLRYRHDFSYQEIAEILEISPRDVANRLHRARKKLREMRDRNQRREIRDELLC
- a CDS encoding M24 family metallopeptidase is translated as MQVRLEKLSSWLKQESINAAFLTSTANVFYLSGFLCHPHERLLGQFVFPDTEPLLICPQMEVKQAKNAGWSYEILGYSDTQNPWEMIRDALISRKIQPDGVRTLAVEKDHLSYRRAEALMSILPGVRFVSAEDQMHQLRMIKDSKEIGIMREAARLADYGVEVGISALKEGVTEMEVVAVIEKELKYKGIQGMAFSTMVLFGEKSGLPHGTSGNRQLQEGDLVLFDLGVVLEGYCSDITRTVAYRLAGEQQQEIYETVLQAQLNALDVCKPGTPIGELDKAARDVIEKAGYGNHFPHRLGHGLGIEVHEFPSLISTNTQLLQPGMAFTVEPGIYVEGVGGVRIEDDVIITEEGCEILTGFSKELLIIR
- a CDS encoding DMT family transporter, whose protein sequence is MLEVVWAIGLKYQKTIPSAVTIGSMIGSFLLLSTSLKTLPVGTAYAIWTGIGAAGTVLVGMLFFGEPKTALRLVFLMLIVSGIVGLKLTSAH
- a CDS encoding alkaline phosphatase D family protein; translation: MSAAPAGSKPSPPRVPCSFRPFRIRFLRRLHERLLPCIPNAGGGGTGFRHHIYESVGDPQYQSPLPDRQIHLPSGKSKAFTLEDYRKLYQTYRSDPDLQRLHERHAVIAIWDDHEFANDTYFPAVAPDDSLESDPPRRLTANRVWFEHMPARVTFDETQSFDRSIRIYRSFTWGDLAEFVLTDQRLYRSAHPCGEKVLGERYLSTGCPRMNDPDQTMLGKDQKSWFLDRMTSATALWKIWANKVQFTPLKLFGQYLNLDAWDGYAGERRQLTKALKKAGIRNWIAITGDLHTFEANLIHEDYGNTSDEQTVGVELMVGSVTSSNLNEMVQQTIRGSISGSNPLPLSAIKQILADVYGPVSSLSEDIMDKAIRQLSDKIPGSNGLTAPHTVTP
- a CDS encoding DUF4179 domain-containing protein, whose amino-acid sequence is MNCFADEVLWEFLERGSSDKDEVLKHIQHCRNCQKRLEELKAEQAELRQAASQVQLLDESFVGEVMKRIAELDEKESVKVNRKSAGRFRRWKWFGTVAAGLAVAVFIGALVSPTFASYLPLFRQFVQVQEQDMNKLYRKEDIKVTDKGLTVHVKQIVADSTQLMVFYQIEDSRGKVLPIYHHWIRYPYLVLDDGSGQPQVGGFRPGGYPGKDVDKATWAVLVFDLNKVKHKDRLVLKLDTKQVGSVKGSWKLNVPIDLSKLKGTVREVVIGKTLEAQGVRVTLKKIKYTPLGTFLELDRQISPQLRNQYEQTYGPKFARFALGDVDYGFRILDETGKVLVEKEAGIEGRFHMMDKYGAHIYEKLDNYLFQPFPHNKRLTFELTAIARVEPAPLTLTFDPRKLPAKVEDGQGNSLTVTFAAIKPKSFYIQNAPQKKVFAFYVKGYLKENYFPSYQMTMAVMDENGKRYWPLGGVGMKKRGTGEEMTGTFIVDEISQLPQKITLQPFWVKKYEGLSVKAELPVNP
- a CDS encoding amidase domain-containing protein, which gives rise to MKRKVLFLMGLVVVVGLGTAYAFSDTLFGGPSKSVKKTESVPMTAVTNEPEDQGKNLDEELSAVKENTDGQQAKGKKLSYYANYSVNKEEIKREHQEAIRISEDRLKKNKLDIKPDLDDPKYRDFIKGMATDLASYSKEEREKIIQYARDVDRYEDQEKNKRINELEKKLTAGEKLTGAELAELRDLLPNKKGNLPMTLERSPKSGKESVKGSPDTVKGSEPKSQPKQSPDQQEGEGVSTQPAPADRSGQETNPGQTATPEQPATDDQQNATGGNQGETTAPNQNNGETNQSEPNQGTADREQRAPDQSGTAPTGEAPGSTAPNEQGHSNDGGTVQPQPGDDQNEGTAPSSRLIPYDRQAARDYAYQWWNKRNNEQYGYYSRVSGGCYSCWYDCTDFASQVMKAGGLVEWKNTNYWYYSDKKPSYSWGVANSLYKHLKFRAKPVRSMFDLKIGDVVQADLDGDGDIDHSAVVTKVTPTEVYITQHTTDKKDNPLSLWILYGFKVYGWDIQSANYAAPTGN
- a CDS encoding TetR/AcrR family transcriptional regulator — translated: MSTKQRIQQVAIRLFAEHGYEGASLSMIAREVGIRKPSIYAFFESKEALFLSVFEEIMKAHFANTQKLFASLRDKTVEERLYQLLTNGLTYASEHGDAFAFYQRAMLFSPPALHEKIRDRFLEAETWLTDVLRDCFKEGIQTGVIRETNLDDLIASFLCLLDGVLIQLFYYGPEMLRRRIDGIWRIYWRQAYWKWCGPSD